The proteins below are encoded in one region of Desulfomicrobium apsheronum:
- the hmcC gene encoding sulfate respiration complex protein HmcC, whose protein sequence is MSHHTTPNKTFWTPANILTAVILAVGLALTVKRFTMGIGSVTNLTDDNPWGIWIGFDLLCGVALAAGGYTTSAAVYLFGMKKYHSAVRPAITTAFLGYAFVVFALLYDLGRYYRLPYPLTIYPGPTSFLFEVGLCVALYLTVLAIEFSPALWETLRWKKLRFWAHGLTLVLTIFGVVLSTLHQSSLGGLYLLAPSKLHPLWYSPYLTLFFFLSSIPAGLSMVIFEGGLSHKFLHHKMDETHIKEAPGVTLGFAKAAAVVLFAYFNLKWIGVALDNNWHHLATGWGTWFLVEMFGFVLVPCLMYAVAAREQNQKLAFYASIVTVLGIVLNRLNISLVAFNWQLPSELRYVPSWEEIMITVFIVTLEITVLRICLNKLPILHEHPEFKGAH, encoded by the coding sequence ATGTCTCACCACACCACACCAAACAAGACATTCTGGACTCCGGCGAATATCCTGACCGCCGTCATCCTGGCCGTCGGCCTGGCTCTGACGGTGAAGAGATTCACCATGGGCATCGGGTCGGTGACCAACCTGACCGACGACAATCCCTGGGGCATCTGGATCGGATTCGACCTGCTCTGCGGCGTCGCCCTGGCCGCTGGCGGATACACGACCTCCGCCGCCGTGTATCTGTTCGGCATGAAGAAATACCATTCCGCGGTGCGCCCGGCCATCACCACCGCATTCCTGGGCTACGCATTCGTCGTCTTCGCCCTGCTCTACGACTTGGGCCGCTATTACCGGTTGCCCTATCCGCTGACCATCTATCCCGGTCCCACGTCCTTCCTGTTCGAGGTAGGCCTTTGCGTGGCTCTGTATCTTACCGTCCTGGCCATCGAATTCTCGCCCGCGCTGTGGGAAACCCTGCGCTGGAAGAAGCTTCGGTTCTGGGCGCATGGTCTGACCCTGGTGCTGACCATCTTCGGCGTTGTCCTGTCCACCCTGCACCAGTCTTCGCTGGGCGGGCTGTACCTGCTCGCGCCTTCCAAGCTGCACCCGCTGTGGTATTCGCCCTATCTGACGCTCTTCTTCTTCCTGTCGAGCATCCCGGCCGGCCTTTCCATGGTCATTTTCGAAGGCGGGCTGTCGCACAAGTTCCTGCATCACAAGATGGACGAAACGCATATCAAGGAAGCCCCCGGCGTCACCCTCGGTTTTGCCAAGGCCGCGGCCGTGGTCCTCTTCGCCTACTTCAATCTGAAGTGGATCGGCGTGGCACTGGACAACAACTGGCACCATCTCGCAACGGGCTGGGGCACCTGGTTCCTGGTCGAAATGTTCGGTTTCGTGCTCGTCCCTTGTCTGATGTACGCGGTCGCGGCTCGCGAGCAGAACCAGAAGCTGGCCTTCTATGCATCCATCGTCACCGTGCTGGGCATTGTGCTCAACAGGCTCAATATCTCGCTGGTGGCCTTCAACTGGCAGCTCCCGTCCGAGTTACGTTATGTCCCTTCCTGGGAAGAGATCATGATCACCGTATTCATCGTCACCCTTGAAATCACCGTGTTGCGGATCTGCCTGAACAAGCTGCCGATCCTGCATGAACACCCTGAATTCAAGGGTGCGCACTAA
- a CDS encoding nitroreductase family protein, whose translation MLKDLTRKSRSYRRFDNSVAIPMATLEDLVDLAGICPSAGNKQPLRFILSTSPQDNEVIFDCLKWAAYLKDWDGPTPSERPSAYIVMLNTAKDWDFAKFDLGIMAQTMMLGAVEKGLGGCMVGAIDRDRLRAHLSLPPELEISLVLALGKPAEDVRIVDMPADGSVKYYRDEAGVHYVPKRGSGELVLQKLEK comes from the coding sequence ATGCTCAAGGATCTAACCCGCAAAAGCCGCAGCTACCGCAGATTCGACAACTCCGTCGCCATCCCCATGGCGACCCTGGAGGATCTTGTCGACCTTGCCGGGATATGCCCATCCGCAGGCAACAAGCAGCCCCTGCGCTTCATTTTGAGCACCTCGCCCCAGGACAACGAGGTCATTTTCGACTGCCTGAAATGGGCTGCCTACCTGAAGGATTGGGACGGTCCCACGCCATCGGAACGGCCCTCGGCCTATATCGTCATGCTCAATACGGCCAAGGATTGGGACTTCGCAAAATTCGATCTGGGCATCATGGCCCAGACCATGATGCTGGGCGCGGTGGAAAAAGGACTGGGCGGGTGCATGGTCGGAGCCATTGACCGCGACAGGCTGCGCGCGCATCTCTCCCTGCCCCCGGAGCTTGAGATCAGCCTGGTGCTGGCCCTTGGCAAACCCGCCGAAGACGTACGCATCGTGGACATGCCCGCAGACGGGTCGGTCAAGTATTACCGGGATGAAGCCGGGGTTCACTACGTTCCCAAACGCGGTAGCGGCGAGCTTGTCCTGCAAAAGCTGGAAAAATGA
- the nth gene encoding endonuclease III yields the protein MRVSSITARARAVRERLAQRYPAPRTELSWSTPWELLVATILSAQCTDARVNMVTPGLFATWKTVEQMAKADPAQIEGIIRSTGFFRNKAKNLHASAMRIVTEFGGQVPRTMEEMLTLAGVARKTANVVLSNAFGVHAGIAVDTHVKRISFRLGLTRQTNPDKVEQDLLKLFPQDSWGAVNHYLVLFGREVCTAHKPNCEACELDDICPRTGVTSSSASPTTKHKA from the coding sequence ATGAGAGTTTCATCCATCACCGCACGCGCCAGGGCCGTTCGCGAGCGGCTGGCCCAGCGTTATCCCGCGCCCCGGACCGAGCTTTCGTGGTCCACCCCATGGGAGCTGCTCGTGGCCACGATCCTGTCGGCCCAGTGCACGGACGCGCGGGTCAACATGGTCACGCCCGGTCTCTTCGCCACTTGGAAAACCGTGGAACAGATGGCCAAGGCCGACCCCGCGCAGATCGAGGGCATCATCCGCTCCACCGGCTTTTTCCGCAACAAGGCCAAGAACCTGCACGCTTCGGCAATGCGCATCGTGACGGAATTCGGCGGCCAGGTGCCGCGCACCATGGAAGAGATGCTGACCCTGGCCGGTGTCGCCCGCAAGACGGCCAACGTCGTCCTGTCCAACGCCTTCGGCGTGCACGCGGGCATCGCCGTGGACACCCATGTCAAACGGATCAGCTTTCGCCTCGGGTTGACCCGACAAACCAACCCGGACAAGGTCGAACAGGATTTGCTCAAACTTTTCCCGCAGGACAGCTGGGGCGCGGTAAACCATTATCTCGTCCTGTTCGGCCGGGAGGTCTGCACCGCCCACAAGCCAAACTGCGAAGCCTGCGAACTGGACGACATTTGCCCGCGGACCGGAGTCACCTCCAGCTCCGCTTCACCCACAACGAAACACAAAGCGTGA
- the tgt gene encoding tRNA guanosine(34) transglycosylase Tgt, which produces MHIGKFSIHNTDGKARAGELHTAHGVIPTPIFMPVGTQGTVKAVCPQDLKDLGARIILGNTYHLYLRPNDEMIARRGGLHKFMNWDRPILTDSGGFQVFSLSGLRKLSEDGVTFSSHIDGSKHVFTPEKVVSIQKNLGSDIMMVLDECVPYGADHEYTKKSLALTTRWAARCRAAYPQGSGDQLLFGIGQGGFFKDLREESIRQLLDIPFDGYALGGLSVGESKAEMMDILYHSAPLLPADKPRYLMGVGTPLDIVRGIDAGIDMFDCVMPTRNARNGTLFTSQGKVNIKRAQYTEDDSPLDPECSCYTCRNFSKAYLRHLYQAQEILSYRLNTIHNLAFFLTVVTGARKAIEEGTFQAYKARFENIYDT; this is translated from the coding sequence ATGCACATCGGAAAATTCAGCATACACAATACGGACGGCAAGGCCCGCGCGGGGGAACTGCACACCGCCCACGGCGTCATCCCCACTCCCATCTTCATGCCCGTGGGCACCCAGGGCACGGTCAAGGCGGTCTGTCCCCAGGATTTGAAAGACCTCGGAGCGCGCATCATCCTTGGCAACACCTATCATCTGTACCTGCGGCCCAATGACGAGATGATCGCCCGCCGGGGCGGACTGCACAAATTCATGAACTGGGACCGCCCCATCCTGACCGACTCCGGCGGATTCCAGGTCTTCAGCCTCTCGGGGCTGCGCAAGCTGAGCGAGGACGGGGTGACCTTCTCCTCGCACATTGACGGTTCCAAGCACGTCTTCACTCCCGAGAAGGTCGTCTCCATCCAGAAAAACCTGGGGTCGGACATCATGATGGTGCTCGATGAATGCGTGCCCTACGGCGCGGATCACGAATACACCAAAAAATCATTGGCCCTGACCACCCGCTGGGCCGCGCGCTGCCGCGCCGCCTATCCCCAAGGAAGCGGCGACCAGCTTCTCTTCGGCATCGGCCAGGGCGGATTCTTCAAGGACCTGCGGGAAGAGAGCATCCGCCAGCTCCTGGACATCCCCTTCGATGGCTACGCGCTCGGGGGCCTGAGCGTCGGGGAATCCAAGGCCGAGATGATGGACATCCTCTACCACAGCGCCCCGCTCCTGCCGGCAGACAAGCCCCGCTACCTCATGGGTGTGGGCACTCCGCTGGACATAGTGCGCGGCATCGACGCCGGCATCGACATGTTCGATTGCGTCATGCCCACCCGCAACGCCCGCAACGGAACCCTGTTCACATCCCAGGGCAAGGTCAACATCAAGCGGGCCCAGTACACCGAAGACGACAGCCCCCTTGACCCGGAATGCTCCTGCTACACCTGCCGGAACTTCAGCAAGGCCTATCTGCGTCACCTTTATCAGGCCCAGGAGATTTTGTCATATCGCCTCAACACCATCCACAACCTGGCATTTTTCCTGACTGTGGTCACAGGTGCCAGAAAGGCCATCGAGGAAGGCACGTTCCAGGCCTACAAGGCGCGCTTCGAGAATATCTACGACACGTAG
- the hmcF gene encoding sulfate respiration complex iron-sulfur protein HmcF: protein MPEGTICNKRPVATREDLDALLADSNGKKYYAEMEQLDVDAEKLWATIQKTMKSRTKTWLDICAHCGLCADSCFLYSVNGRDPKQVPSYKIQSTLGEIVKKKGNVTNEFMRMCMDTAWSKCTCCNRCGSFCPYGIDMGVMFGYLRGLLHSQGFVPWELKIGSGMHRLFRAQMDVTVEEFVDTCEWMVDEALEEWPCLEIPVDKEDADIVYMINAREAKHYPEDIVEAAILFHVAGENWTMPSEGWEMTSLSMFAGDWEACKMQVDTVYGAMERLRPKRMVATECGHAYRATVIEGPYWAGRPDGQPPVECLHYVEWVAEALETGKLKIDPTKRIKEPVTLQDSCNYVRNAGLRDCGRIIMKHIAEDFREMAPNKEHNYCCGGGGGFNGIGRYRKQRNVALKMKREQILATGAKFVIAPCHNCWDAIRDLEEEFEIGIRWSFLKPLLIKMLVVPEHLLPQE from the coding sequence ATGCCCGAAGGTACAATTTGTAATAAGAGACCCGTTGCCACCCGAGAGGACCTCGATGCCCTCTTGGCGGATAGCAACGGAAAGAAATACTACGCGGAAATGGAACAGCTGGATGTGGACGCCGAGAAGCTCTGGGCGACTATCCAGAAAACAATGAAATCAAGAACCAAGACCTGGCTGGATATCTGCGCCCATTGCGGCCTCTGTGCCGACAGCTGCTTTCTGTACAGCGTGAACGGGCGTGACCCCAAGCAGGTCCCCTCGTATAAGATTCAGTCCACCCTTGGAGAAATCGTCAAGAAGAAGGGCAACGTGACCAACGAATTCATGCGCATGTGCATGGATACGGCCTGGTCCAAGTGCACCTGTTGCAACCGTTGCGGTTCCTTTTGCCCCTACGGCATCGACATGGGCGTCATGTTCGGCTATCTGCGCGGACTGCTGCACTCCCAGGGGTTCGTTCCGTGGGAACTCAAGATCGGTTCGGGCATGCACCGCCTCTTCCGCGCCCAGATGGACGTCACCGTCGAGGAGTTCGTGGATACCTGCGAATGGATGGTGGACGAAGCGCTGGAGGAATGGCCTTGTCTTGAGATTCCGGTGGACAAGGAAGATGCCGACATCGTCTATATGATCAACGCCCGCGAGGCCAAGCATTACCCTGAAGACATCGTCGAGGCGGCCATCCTGTTTCACGTTGCAGGCGAAAATTGGACCATGCCTTCCGAGGGTTGGGAAATGACCAGCCTTTCCATGTTTGCCGGGGACTGGGAAGCCTGCAAGATGCAGGTTGACACCGTTTACGGCGCCATGGAACGCCTGCGTCCCAAACGCATGGTCGCGACCGAATGCGGTCACGCCTATCGCGCCACGGTCATCGAAGGTCCGTACTGGGCCGGACGACCGGATGGACAACCACCCGTGGAGTGTCTGCACTACGTCGAGTGGGTCGCTGAAGCCCTGGAAACTGGCAAGCTCAAGATTGATCCTACCAAGAGAATAAAAGAGCCCGTCACGCTTCAAGACTCCTGCAACTATGTGCGCAATGCGGGACTGCGTGATTGCGGTCGAATCATCATGAAGCATATCGCGGAAGACTTCCGCGAGATGGCCCCCAACAAGGAACACAACTATTGTTGTGGCGGTGGTGGCGGCTTCAATGGTATCGGACGCTATCGTAAACAGCGCAACGTCGCGTTGAAGATGAAGCGCGAACAGATTCTGGCCACGGGCGCGAAGTTCGTTATTGCCCCCTGCCACAACTGTTGGGATGCCATCCGAGATCTGGAAGAGGAGTTCGAGATCGGCATTCGCTGGAGCTTCCTGAAGCCGCTTCTGATCAAGATGCTGGTTGTTCCGGAGCATCTCTTGCCGCAGGAATAA
- a CDS encoding universal stress protein has product MFTKILFATSGSPCCDAAARVAFDLAARYNAKLFVYHVLGVPSRGFSQVVVDVRTGEKVELDEDYTLWVKDELGNTYDRQMKSGVDCEIETAVGIPHREVLRKARQEDVDLIVMGASTTGCEADADAYQRHFAGSTLQRVAKVSKAPVLVVNRPVASFWGGFTNIVFGADFSKASEHAFKFALNTAKELDAKLHVFHAIDIGSTHSLISQKQLDDQMIEARDRMRRKYLIQTGDFKNVTADIWEGIPYVEIVKYAREKQADLIVMAHHSKDVGDEDSAFGHTLEQVLLRATCPVASVNRPDKIQTV; this is encoded by the coding sequence ATGTTTACAAAGATTCTGTTCGCCACCTCCGGCTCTCCCTGTTGTGATGCCGCAGCGCGTGTCGCGTTCGATTTGGCAGCGCGTTATAATGCCAAGCTTTTTGTCTATCACGTGCTGGGCGTTCCCAGTCGCGGTTTCAGCCAGGTCGTTGTCGACGTGCGAACCGGCGAAAAGGTTGAGTTGGACGAGGATTACACGTTGTGGGTCAAAGATGAGCTGGGGAACACCTACGACCGTCAGATGAAGAGCGGAGTCGATTGCGAGATCGAGACCGCCGTGGGCATTCCGCACCGCGAGGTGCTGCGCAAGGCGCGGCAGGAAGACGTGGACCTGATCGTCATGGGCGCGAGCACCACCGGCTGTGAAGCCGATGCCGATGCCTATCAGCGCCATTTCGCCGGTTCCACCCTGCAACGGGTGGCCAAGGTCTCCAAGGCTCCGGTTCTGGTGGTCAACCGCCCCGTGGCGTCTTTTTGGGGCGGGTTCACCAATATCGTCTTTGGCGCGGATTTTTCCAAGGCGTCCGAACATGCCTTCAAATTCGCTCTCAACACGGCCAAGGAACTGGATGCCAAGCTCCACGTTTTCCATGCCATCGACATCGGTTCCACACACAGTCTCATTTCCCAGAAGCAGCTCGATGACCAGATGATCGAGGCCAGGGACCGGATGCGACGCAAGTATCTCATCCAGACCGGGGATTTCAAGAATGTAACGGCCGACATCTGGGAAGGCATCCCGTATGTCGAGATCGTCAAGTACGCCAGAGAGAAGCAGGCCGACCTGATCGTCATGGCGCATCATTCCAAGGATGTCGGCGACGAGGATTCCGCGTTTGGACATACCCTGGAGCAGGTGTTGCTGCGCGCCACCTGTCCTGTGGCTTCGGTCAATCGTCCGGATAAAATTCAAACTGTGTAA
- the divK gene encoding DVU0259 family response regulator domain-containing protein translates to MGKKILIIDDDPNIVTYLEDIFQDAGYATCKASDGADALAVVKAEKPDLITLDLEMPKEWGPRFYRELSQDDECSNIPVIVISGLSGNKYAIQKAVASFTKPFDREDLLKVIKETIG, encoded by the coding sequence ATGGGCAAGAAGATTCTGATCATTGATGACGATCCCAACATCGTCACGTATCTGGAAGACATTTTTCAGGACGCAGGCTACGCCACATGCAAGGCTTCCGACGGAGCCGATGCGCTGGCCGTGGTCAAGGCAGAGAAGCCCGATTTGATCACTTTGGATCTTGAGATGCCAAAGGAATGGGGCCCGCGTTTTTACCGTGAATTGAGCCAGGATGATGAATGCAGCAACATTCCCGTGATCGTCATCAGCGGTCTTTCCGGGAACAAGTACGCAATTCAGAAAGCCGTGGCTTCCTTTACCAAGCCTTTCGATCGCGAAGATCTTCTGAAGGTCATCAAGGAAACGATTGGTTAG
- the hmcB gene encoding sulfate respiration complex iron-sulfur protein HmcB: MKRRKFIGMLAGAGACLAASSATAGGTHHFKGYPESFGVLFDSTKCIGCRKCEAACNKVNELPAQPVPFDDLTVLDKRRRTHHDTFTVVNKYEIGNKPVYRKQQCNHCLEPACASACFVGAFVKDKTGAVSHDASKCVGCRYCMIACPFEVPTYEYHDPITPRVRKCTMCQPRIEEGKLPGCVEDCPKGALVFGRREDLLNIARERIRKHPNVYIDHIYGEREMGGTSWMYISGVPFEKIGMREDLGITPAPELTSGALSIVPAIVGLWPVFLTGAYALTKRRDKIAEEEQHHAVAEAVAEAQAEAAKKAKAAMDKAEREKQSAIDREVKKALKEAEEARLKAETPADPSEQ, encoded by the coding sequence ATGAAACGCAGAAAATTCATTGGCATGCTGGCTGGCGCGGGAGCCTGTTTGGCGGCGTCTTCGGCCACAGCCGGTGGAACACACCATTTTAAGGGATATCCCGAAAGTTTCGGGGTCCTGTTCGACAGCACCAAGTGCATCGGTTGCAGGAAATGCGAAGCCGCATGCAACAAGGTCAACGAATTGCCCGCACAGCCGGTCCCCTTCGATGACCTGACAGTATTGGATAAGAGACGGCGTACGCACCACGACACTTTCACCGTGGTCAACAAGTACGAAATCGGCAACAAGCCGGTATATCGCAAGCAGCAGTGCAACCATTGTCTTGAGCCTGCCTGCGCTTCGGCCTGTTTTGTCGGCGCCTTCGTCAAGGACAAGACCGGCGCGGTCAGTCACGATGCCTCCAAGTGCGTGGGCTGTCGTTACTGCATGATCGCCTGTCCTTTTGAAGTTCCGACTTACGAATATCACGATCCTATCACGCCCCGGGTGCGCAAGTGCACCATGTGCCAGCCGCGGATCGAAGAGGGCAAGCTCCCGGGATGCGTCGAAGACTGCCCCAAAGGCGCCCTGGTCTTCGGCCGTCGCGAGGATCTGCTGAACATTGCCCGGGAACGCATCCGCAAGCACCCGAACGTTTACATCGATCACATCTACGGTGAACGCGAAATGGGCGGAACGAGCTGGATGTACATTTCCGGCGTGCCGTTCGAAAAAATCGGCATGCGCGAGGATCTGGGCATCACTCCTGCTCCGGAACTCACTTCCGGCGCACTGTCCATTGTTCCGGCCATCGTCGGTCTGTGGCCCGTGTTTCTGACCGGGGCCTACGCCTTGACCAAGCGCCGGGACAAGATTGCCGAGGAAGAGCAGCACCATGCCGTGGCGGAAGCCGTGGCCGAGGCGCAGGCCGAAGCGGCGAAGAAGGCGAAAGCGGCCATGGACAAGGCGGAACGCGAAAAGCAGTCTGCCATTGATCGTGAAGTGAAAAAAGCGCTCAAGGAAGCGGAAGAGGCCCGGCTCAAGGCCGAAACTCCCGCTGATCCGAGCGAGCAATAA
- the hmcD gene encoding sulfate respiration complex protein HmcD codes for MEFMTLHDFMFWTKGMAYVGMGVGLVAFVAFWLFVSERDVDKFADTEEE; via the coding sequence ATGGAATTCATGACGCTTCATGACTTCATGTTCTGGACCAAAGGCATGGCCTATGTGGGTATGGGCGTTGGTCTGGTGGCATTCGTGGCCTTCTGGCTGTTCGTGTCCGAGAGGGACGTGGACAAGTTCGCTGACACGGAAGAAGAATAG
- a CDS encoding RrF2 family transcriptional regulator, with translation MRLTTRSRYGTRLLLDIALNQDKGWVNTTDIARRQNISQKYIEKLITGLRRGELIESKRGPFGGHKLAKSAMDITVGDVVRALEEKVALTQCAEGEPICGECSLAGECVTQFVWIEASNVLMQTLDSHRLGELIARKG, from the coding sequence ATGCGCTTGACCACGCGAAGCCGGTATGGAACTCGACTGCTGCTCGATATTGCCTTGAATCAGGACAAGGGTTGGGTCAACACGACAGACATCGCCAGGCGGCAGAATATTTCTCAGAAATATATTGAAAAATTGATCACGGGGCTTCGGCGTGGGGAGCTCATCGAGAGCAAACGCGGTCCTTTTGGCGGACACAAGCTGGCCAAGTCCGCCATGGACATCACGGTCGGCGACGTGGTCCGCGCCCTGGAAGAGAAAGTGGCCCTGACCCAGTGCGCCGAGGGAGAGCCCATTTGCGGCGAATGTTCCCTGGCGGGCGAATGCGTGACGCAGTTCGTCTGGATTGAAGCCAGCAACGTGCTCATGCAGACCCTTGATTCCCATCGACTTGGAGAGCTGATTGCCCGCAAGGGGTAG
- the cutA gene encoding divalent-cation tolerance protein CutA produces MEQILVYMTFPEEKTATRIGRALLEQRLVACVNILPRVESMYWWEGEIQHETEVAALAKTTSTLFEPLKACVLGLHPYEVPCIVAVALDQGHTPFLQWIDEQTRDRSQK; encoded by the coding sequence ATGGAACAGATCCTGGTTTACATGACCTTCCCGGAGGAGAAGACGGCCACGCGGATAGGCCGCGCCCTGCTCGAACAGCGTCTGGTCGCCTGCGTCAACATCCTGCCGCGTGTGGAATCCATGTACTGGTGGGAAGGCGAAATTCAGCACGAGACCGAGGTGGCTGCGCTGGCCAAAACCACCTCGACCCTGTTCGAACCGCTCAAGGCTTGCGTTCTGGGCCTGCATCCTTATGAAGTACCTTGTATCGTGGCGGTGGCCCTGGACCAAGGACACACGCCCTTTTTGCAATGGATCGACGAGCAGACCCGTGACCGTTCGCAGAAATGA
- the hmcE gene encoding sulfate respiration complex protein HmcE yields the protein MYEILTGPLLWIAFAVFFVGLAVRVVMYFMGLDWRLDRVAYKPHMGYGLKGAFRSVYRWLLPFGTYSWRAKPIFTIMFFAFHIGLVIVPLFLEGHAVMIRNGLGIDWPAMPQLLADVLAIAAFLAGLGIAVRRLLLPEVRILTDIKDIMLLVLILTLLGSGIIATYHTANYSFWITLHVLCGVIVLLAAPFTKLSHIALFFCTRIQIGMDFGIKRGGMKSNFDW from the coding sequence ATGTATGAGATATTGACTGGTCCGCTGCTCTGGATTGCCTTTGCGGTATTCTTTGTCGGCTTGGCCGTCCGGGTGGTGATGTATTTCATGGGTCTCGACTGGAGACTGGACCGTGTGGCCTACAAACCGCACATGGGCTATGGCCTCAAGGGCGCCTTCCGGTCCGTTTATCGCTGGCTGTTGCCTTTCGGGACGTACAGCTGGAGAGCCAAGCCCATCTTCACGATCATGTTCTTCGCCTTCCACATCGGCCTTGTCATCGTGCCCCTGTTCCTGGAAGGACACGCGGTCATGATCAGAAACGGTCTTGGGATCGATTGGCCGGCAATGCCGCAACTGCTGGCGGATGTTCTGGCCATTGCGGCCTTTTTAGCCGGCCTTGGTATCGCCGTGCGCCGTCTGCTTCTGCCGGAAGTGCGCATCCTGACCGACATCAAGGATATCATGCTGCTGGTGCTGATTCTGACCCTGCTGGGCTCCGGCATCATCGCCACCTATCATACCGCAAACTATTCGTTCTGGATCACTCTGCACGTGCTCTGCGGCGTGATTGTGCTGCTGGCCGCTCCCTTCACCAAGCTGTCTCACATTGCGCTCTTTTTCTGCACGCGCATTCAGATCGGCATGGATTTCGGGATCAAGCGCGGCGGAATGAAGTCCAATTTTGACTGGTAA
- a CDS encoding hybrid sensor histidine kinase/response regulator produces the protein MHDIVISESIVIITQDPEHGRVLAHILSEYGYQSSNCDYDDALVTVGVVRPRLAVMGICDCRLGQELLRRLRAGYPEVRIIVLVPEGEYELGLDFLADGAADFLYKPVSERALRVSLDRALTFLDLQQENGILKEKSKILESSHQLCRQLFDEVPCYISVQNRDRRIVRANRQFKLDFGSCLGERCYEIYKHRTHPCPQCPVEETFRDGMVHQTEEVVTTRGGQQKIVLTLTAPLRDEKGEIHEVMELATDISQIRELQDRLTSLGLFIGSISHGVRGMLTALDGGLYRLEKGIKSQDLELVTNGAERVKLMISRIRNSVLEMLYYSKDRDLNIQLIDVQSFGDGVANFVEPKATKHDVRFQKEFHGQLGRFEIDPEVISAGLVNILENAVDACIEDEGKDRHIVSFLIEGGKDNVSFIIRDNGPGMDRSTQEKMFSLFFSSKGSKGTGLGLYIANDVVHQHGGQIHVDSTPGEGTEFRVVLPRKHVRAENRVNGGQNESGKSDGDG, from the coding sequence ATGCATGATATCGTAATTTCCGAATCCATCGTGATTATAACCCAGGATCCTGAACACGGCAGGGTCCTGGCGCATATCTTGAGCGAATACGGCTATCAGTCATCCAACTGCGATTATGACGACGCTCTTGTCACCGTGGGCGTGGTTCGGCCGCGTCTGGCGGTCATGGGGATCTGCGACTGCCGGCTCGGGCAGGAGCTGCTGAGGCGACTTCGTGCCGGTTATCCTGAAGTGCGCATCATCGTCCTGGTTCCCGAAGGCGAATACGAGTTGGGCCTGGATTTTCTGGCCGATGGAGCTGCGGATTTCCTCTACAAACCGGTGTCGGAGAGGGCCCTGCGCGTTAGCCTGGACCGGGCTCTGACTTTTCTGGACCTTCAGCAGGAAAACGGAATTCTGAAGGAAAAGAGCAAGATCCTCGAATCAAGCCATCAGCTTTGTCGTCAGCTTTTCGATGAAGTGCCTTGCTACATCTCGGTCCAGAACAGGGACCGCCGCATCGTGAGGGCCAACAGGCAGTTCAAGCTGGATTTCGGCTCCTGCCTTGGCGAACGCTGCTATGAGATCTACAAGCACCGCACCCATCCCTGCCCACAGTGCCCTGTGGAGGAAACCTTCCGTGACGGCATGGTGCACCAGACCGAAGAAGTCGTCACCACGCGTGGCGGCCAGCAGAAGATAGTGCTGACCCTGACCGCTCCCTTGCGCGACGAGAAGGGCGAGATCCATGAAGTCATGGAACTCGCCACGGACATTTCGCAGATCCGAGAGCTGCAGGACCGCCTGACATCACTCGGACTTTTCATCGGTTCCATCTCGCACGGAGTGCGCGGCATGCTGACCGCTCTCGACGGCGGGCTGTACCGGCTGGAAAAAGGTATCAAGAGCCAGGACCTGGAGCTCGTGACCAACGGTGCTGAGCGTGTCAAACTGATGATCTCCCGGATTCGCAATTCCGTTCTGGAGATGCTTTATTATTCCAAGGACAGGGATCTCAACATCCAGCTCATTGACGTGCAGAGCTTCGGCGACGGGGTGGCCAATTTCGTCGAGCCCAAGGCCACCAAGCACGATGTGCGTTTTCAAAAGGAATTTCACGGCCAGCTGGGGCGTTTTGAAATCGATCCCGAAGTCATCTCCGCCGGTCTGGTCAACATTCTCGAGAACGCGGTGGACGCGTGCATCGAGGATGAAGGCAAGGATCGGCACATTGTCTCCTTCCTGATCGAGGGCGGCAAGGACAACGTTTCGTTCATCATTCGAGACAATGGCCCGGGAATGGATCGTTCCACGCAGGAAAAAATGTTTTCCTTGTTTTTCTCTTCCAAGGGTAGCAAGGGGACGGGGCTTGGGCTTTATATAGCAAATGATGTCGTTCATCAGCATGGCGGGCAGATCCACGTCGATTCGACGCCGGGTGAAGGAACCGAATTCCGGGTGGTTTTGCCCAGAAAGCATGTACGAGCGGAAAATCGGGTGAATGGTGGCCAGAATGAGTCCGGAAAATCCGATGGCGACGGCTAG